The following are from one region of the Gloeomargarita lithophora Alchichica-D10 genome:
- a CDS encoding glycosyltransferase family 4 protein codes for MNVLHINQSDTGGGAGIAAYRLHQGLLNQGIDSKLLVGIRQTDDPRVARVPRRNYPLTGLLKNMTDAMGLNYVSHLATWKIPSHKFYQEADILNFHNLHSGYFNYLFLPHLTRNKPAIYALHDMWSFTGHCAYSFDCNRWQVGCGQCPYPDTYPTIKRDNTELEWKLKKWVYKQANLTIVTPSHWLASQVKLSILEKYPTYCIPHGIDINIYIPLDQLECRRCLRIEQYQYILVTSALNLQDPRKGTDLLIKAINALSDALKRDILILVMGDGGKNLKTQLDCDVLPLGYINLDQLKVMVFSAADLFIFPTRGDIFGLVAQEAMACGTPTVAFNVGGVPDLVRPGITGELAEPENPQDLARKIEQLLVGSEARCKMSQNCREIAVKEYNLTLQAQRYIDLYQQVLADFRG; via the coding sequence ATGAACGTTCTCCACATCAACCAATCGGATACAGGGGGAGGGGCAGGAATTGCGGCCTATCGCTTACATCAGGGACTTCTAAACCAGGGAATTGACTCGAAATTGTTGGTCGGCATCCGGCAAACCGACGATCCACGAGTAGCCAGAGTGCCCCGGCGGAATTACCCTTTGACGGGTTTATTGAAGAATATGACCGATGCAATGGGATTAAATTATGTCAGTCATTTAGCGACTTGGAAAATTCCCAGCCATAAATTCTATCAAGAAGCAGATATTCTCAATTTTCACAACCTGCATTCAGGTTATTTTAATTATTTGTTTTTACCGCATTTAACTCGAAATAAACCCGCAATCTATGCCCTCCATGATATGTGGTCTTTTACCGGGCATTGTGCCTATAGCTTTGATTGCAATCGTTGGCAAGTTGGTTGTGGTCAATGTCCATATCCAGATACTTATCCTACAATTAAAAGGGATAATACCGAATTAGAATGGAAGCTAAAAAAATGGGTTTATAAGCAGGCTAATTTAACGATTGTCACCCCTAGTCATTGGTTGGCAAGCCAAGTGAAATTGAGTATTTTAGAAAAATATCCGACCTATTGCATACCCCATGGTATTGATATTAATATATATATTCCTTTGGATCAGTTAGAATGTCGTCGTTGCCTACGGATTGAGCAATATCAATACATTTTAGTTACATCCGCACTCAATTTGCAAGACCCTCGTAAAGGCACAGATTTATTGATTAAAGCGATCAATGCTTTGTCTGATGCTCTCAAAAGAGATATACTTATATTGGTAATGGGTGATGGGGGCAAAAACTTGAAAACGCAACTAGATTGTGATGTTTTACCCCTGGGTTATATCAATTTAGACCAGTTAAAAGTTATGGTTTTTTCTGCCGCTGATTTATTTATTTTTCCAACCCGTGGTGATATATTCGGATTAGTAGCTCAAGAAGCGATGGCCTGTGGCACACCCACGGTTGCTTTTAATGTGGGCGGGGTTCCTGATCTCGTTCGTCCTGGGATTACGGGTGAGTTGGCTGAACCGGAAAATCCCCAGGATTTAGCTCGCAAAATTGAACAACTGCTGGTTGGTTCGGAAGCCCGTTGTAAGATGTCGCAAAACTGTCGAGAAATTGCGGTGAAGGAATACAATTTAACCCTGCAAGCCCAGAGGTATATAGACCTTTACCAACAGGTGCTGGCGGATTTTCGGGGGTGA
- a CDS encoding response regulator — MVIDDSIMIRKMVVDLLEDRFQVVEARNGREGVRLAKEHKPDVILLDFVMPELDGYETLQLLQKDVTLQKIPVIMMSGLPDEVVNKVPQPFVGFDFLEKPFQQEDLHQHINKALTGEFQVLPAPVAATEMQALSNKLVNIETLLIQGIEGLVQREIVSRLAELDAQGESQENRLGSLETRMERLQLQLDQQNKILLSIVSEIQQLHNLLNRVNYVRS, encoded by the coding sequence TTGGTCATTGATGACAGCATTATGATCCGCAAAATGGTGGTGGATTTGTTGGAAGACCGGTTCCAGGTCGTGGAAGCGCGTAACGGGCGGGAGGGGGTGCGCCTCGCCAAAGAGCATAAACCGGATGTGATTTTGCTCGATTTTGTCATGCCCGAATTGGATGGCTATGAGACCTTACAACTTTTGCAAAAAGATGTGACGTTACAAAAAATTCCGGTGATCATGATGTCCGGTTTGCCGGATGAAGTCGTCAACAAAGTTCCCCAACCCTTTGTGGGTTTTGATTTTTTAGAGAAACCTTTTCAACAGGAAGATTTACACCAACATATTAACAAGGCATTAACCGGCGAATTTCAGGTGCTACCCGCCCCGGTGGCCGCTACGGAAATGCAGGCGCTCAGCAATAAACTGGTCAATATTGAAACCCTGCTCATCCAAGGAATTGAAGGCTTAGTACAGCGGGAAATTGTCTCCCGTTTGGCCGAATTGGATGCCCAAGGAGAATCCCAGGAAAATCGCTTGGGTAGTTTAGAAACCCGGATGGAGCGGTTACAATTACAGTTGGATCAGCAGAATAAAATTTTATTAAGTATTGTGAGTGAAATTCAACAGTTGCATAACCTATTAAATCGGGTGAATTATGTCCGCTCCTGA
- a CDS encoding HEAT repeat domain-containing protein gives MSAPETVQALLADGDWGRRLHGVEQCRQLAPTAAMGLLKEVITDRNARVRYAAVSQLGNMVGLSPTQKQELLPLLRERLYGDSEADVQAAAADALAGLGLTEAYEDLERAYRESPEWLVKFSVIAGLGVLGDARAYSVLLEALDADIDLLQLAAIGALADLGDVRAVSRLGKLVTHPDWQVRLRLAQALQRLNSPDAQPFLATLAQDDMDLVAQAARG, from the coding sequence ATGTCCGCTCCTGAAACGGTACAGGCATTATTAGCCGACGGGGATTGGGGTCGCCGCCTGCATGGGGTAGAGCAGTGTCGGCAGTTGGCACCCACGGCGGCGATGGGTTTGCTAAAAGAGGTGATCACCGACCGCAACGCCCGGGTGCGGTATGCTGCCGTCAGCCAGTTGGGGAATATGGTGGGTTTGTCCCCAACCCAAAAGCAGGAATTGTTACCCCTTTTGCGGGAGCGGTTGTACGGAGATAGTGAAGCGGATGTACAGGCGGCGGCGGCGGATGCCCTGGCGGGGCTGGGGTTGACCGAGGCCTACGAGGATTTGGAGCGTGCCTACCGGGAAAGCCCGGAGTGGTTGGTGAAATTCAGTGTGATTGCCGGGTTGGGGGTGTTGGGAGATGCCCGGGCTTATTCGGTGCTGTTGGAAGCCTTGGATGCGGATATTGACCTGTTGCAGTTGGCCGCCATTGGAGCCTTGGCGGATTTGGGCGATGTGCGAGCGGTTTCCCGGCTGGGCAAATTGGTCACCCATCCCGATTGGCAGGTGCGGTTGCGGCTGGCGCAGGCGTTACAGCGGTTGAATAGCCCCGATGCCCAACCTTTTTTGGCTACCCTGGCTCAGGACGACATGGACTTGGTGGCACAGGCGGCGCGGGGATAA
- a CDS encoding phycobilisome rod-core linker polypeptide, with protein MTVKASGGSPVVQPQLFRTVGVETIAQAEQQDRFPSRAELQQLETYLASGQQRLDVATVLTNNSELIVSRAANRIFVGGSPMAYLEKPPAPVMAEANGMDTKEAMKLGTAFYVESQGGFFEGIQNVFSSAGGDIPVGFQPINISRYGASNMQKSLRDLSWFLRYITYAMVAGDPNILTVNVRGLREIIEKACSTAATVVALKAMKRTAVGYFRAEPTVQEMVESYFNVVLNEFNAPTPSNKLRQRSSGDLQGLELPQIYYAATVGRSRYAMKPGLSELEKKDVLRAAYRQVFERDIVKGYSLGISDLESKVKNNEISMKEFIRRLGKSPLYRQQFVDRFVNSRVVELAFRHFLGRGISAREEFSQYFSIISAGGINRLVDALVNSREYGDYFGEETVPYLRGLGIEAQECRNWGAQIDLFNYSAPFRKVPQFVTLFAGYDRPLPDRHAYGVGNDPLEIQFGAIFPKDTVSPKAAPAPIGKDVRRMLIRNGAGISNQVSNPQARAEVPGSLGPKVFKLTQTPRVGNKKAGTQSSVRFSEVSTQAVIRAAYLQVFGRMVYEGQRLKLAEIKLENGEISLREFIRQLARSDVFRNLYWTKLYVCKSVEYIHRRLLGRPTYGRQELNTYYDICAKKGFYGLIDALIESPEYNEVFGEDTVPYERYLTPQGLALRGLRPGAIGDLGVTVTPAETPRFVELGTPANLRTAPDIDFRVNQGVSKERQQTKVFKLTNTVDKVALAQVIRAAYRQIFERDIEPYLVGNEFSVLESRLGNGEITVREFVIGLGQSELYLREFYTPYPNTKVIELGTKHFLGRAPQNQGEIRRYNQILASQGIKAFIEALVGSPEYTEVFGEDVVPYRRYPTLPAANFPNTERLYNRLTKQDDSLVVPSFTPGAGF; from the coding sequence ATGACAGTCAAGGCCAGTGGCGGAAGTCCTGTAGTGCAACCCCAGCTTTTTCGCACCGTTGGGGTGGAAACCATTGCCCAGGCGGAGCAACAAGACCGTTTTCCTTCTCGGGCAGAATTGCAACAACTGGAAACCTATTTGGCTTCGGGGCAACAACGGCTGGATGTGGCGACGGTTTTGACCAATAATTCGGAATTGATTGTGTCCCGGGCGGCCAACCGGATTTTTGTGGGGGGTTCCCCGATGGCCTACCTGGAAAAACCACCGGCACCGGTCATGGCCGAGGCTAATGGCATGGATACAAAAGAGGCCATGAAGCTAGGGACGGCCTTTTATGTGGAAAGTCAAGGGGGATTTTTCGAGGGGATTCAGAATGTTTTTAGTTCTGCGGGGGGGGATATACCAGTGGGGTTTCAACCGATCAATATCTCCCGCTATGGTGCCAGCAATATGCAGAAATCCCTGCGGGATTTGAGTTGGTTTTTGCGTTATATCACCTATGCGATGGTGGCGGGTGACCCCAACATTTTGACGGTGAATGTGCGGGGGTTGCGGGAAATTATTGAAAAAGCCTGTTCTACTGCCGCAACGGTGGTCGCACTTAAGGCCATGAAACGGACAGCGGTGGGGTATTTCCGTGCGGAGCCAACGGTGCAAGAAATGGTGGAAAGCTATTTCAATGTGGTATTGAATGAATTTAACGCCCCCACCCCCTCGAATAAATTGCGCCAACGCTCCTCCGGGGATTTGCAAGGGCTGGAATTGCCCCAGATTTACTATGCGGCCACGGTGGGACGCTCCCGTTATGCCATGAAGCCGGGTCTGTCGGAATTGGAGAAAAAAGATGTCCTGCGGGCGGCCTATCGCCAGGTGTTTGAACGGGATATTGTCAAGGGTTACAGTTTGGGGATTTCTGACCTGGAATCGAAGGTCAAAAACAACGAAATTTCCATGAAAGAATTTATCCGGCGGTTGGGCAAATCGCCCCTCTATCGGCAACAGTTTGTGGATCGGTTTGTGAATAGTCGGGTGGTGGAATTGGCGTTCCGGCATTTCCTGGGGCGGGGAATCAGTGCCCGGGAGGAATTTAGTCAGTACTTCAGCATTATTTCCGCAGGGGGAATCAACCGGCTGGTGGATGCCCTGGTGAATTCCCGCGAGTATGGGGATTATTTTGGCGAAGAGACGGTGCCCTACCTGCGGGGGTTGGGGATTGAAGCCCAGGAGTGCCGCAACTGGGGGGCGCAGATTGACCTGTTTAACTACAGTGCGCCGTTTCGGAAGGTGCCCCAGTTTGTGACCTTGTTTGCGGGTTATGACCGGCCTTTACCGGATCGCCATGCCTACGGGGTGGGGAATGACCCGTTGGAAATTCAATTTGGGGCGATTTTTCCCAAGGATACGGTCAGTCCCAAGGCGGCTCCGGCACCGATTGGCAAAGATGTGCGGCGGATGTTGATCCGCAATGGGGCGGGGATCAGCAACCAGGTGAGCAATCCCCAGGCGCGGGCGGAAGTTCCCGGTTCCCTGGGGCCAAAGGTGTTTAAGCTCACCCAAACCCCCCGGGTCGGCAACAAAAAAGCGGGCACCCAGTCCAGCGTGCGGTTTAGCGAGGTGTCCACCCAGGCGGTGATCCGGGCGGCCTATTTGCAGGTGTTTGGCCGCATGGTTTATGAGGGGCAACGCTTGAAACTGGCGGAAATCAAGCTGGAAAATGGGGAAATTTCGCTGCGGGAGTTTATTCGTCAGTTGGCTCGCTCGGATGTGTTCCGTAATTTGTACTGGACAAAGCTGTACGTTTGCAAATCGGTGGAGTACATCCATCGCCGGTTACTCGGTCGTCCCACCTACGGGCGGCAGGAGTTGAATACCTATTACGATATTTGCGCCAAAAAGGGTTTTTATGGCCTGATTGATGCCCTGATCGAAAGCCCGGAATACAACGAGGTGTTTGGGGAGGATACGGTGCCCTACGAGCGCTACCTCACGCCCCAGGGGTTGGCCTTGCGGGGTCTGCGTCCGGGGGCGATTGGGGATTTGGGGGTGACGGTCACGCCGGCGGAAACGCCCCGGTTTGTGGAACTGGGCACGCCTGCCAATCTGCGGACGGCTCCCGATATTGACTTCCGGGTGAATCAGGGGGTGAGCAAGGAGCGGCAACAAACCAAGGTCTTCAAACTCACCAATACGGTGGATAAGGTGGCTCTGGCGCAGGTAATCCGGGCGGCCTACCGGCAAATTTTCGAGCGGGATATTGAACCCTACCTGGTGGGCAATGAATTTTCCGTTCTGGAGAGCCGGTTGGGGAATGGGGAGATTACGGTGCGGGAATTTGTCATCGGGTTGGGGCAATCGGAGTTGTATCTGCGGGAATTTTATACCCCTTATCCCAATACCAAGGTGATCGAATTGGGCACCAAACATTTCCTGGGGCGGGCACCCCAAAACCAAGGGGAAATCCGCCGCTACAATCAAATTCTCGCCAGCCAGGGGATCAAAGCCTTTATCGAGGCGCTGGTGGGCAGTCCCGAATATACCGAGGTGTTTGGGGAGGATGTGGTGCCCTACCGCCGTTATCCCACCCTGCCTGCGGCCAATTTCCCCAACACGGAACGTTTGTACAATCGCTTAACTAAGCAAGATGATTCCCTGGTGGTGCCCAGTTTCACACCGGGAGCCGGGTTCTAG
- a CDS encoding MFS transporter, with protein MFHPQIWVLFVGRLLSQLGSGFTLFYAPIVFVNQVGLSATQVGIGLGATALSGIAGRIAGGWGSDRFGRKPVLVLAAGISALGCAGLAGSGDFTSFALGNLILGLGVGLYWPANEAAVADLTTPAQRQGAYALTRSADAVGLGLGVALGGILVGEWFRWLFIIDGITFAIFGAVVAVGLREPARKTVSHLSNMGQILVHDKTLQFYVVINVIFTFFLAQTNSALPLYLKNFVGEQGLSNLRITAFFTLFVLLTAVMQIPVIRLTRPLGLIGTLQLSAIFWGLGFMGIAGTGLFNLPAWVGLSVLALATVAYLPTASTWVAQLAPPELRGTYLAINSLCWSLGYLLGPPVGGWFLDLPRPWADGLWWVLVVLATALGVGLQRLGATVK; from the coding sequence GTGTTTCACCCTCAAATTTGGGTTTTATTTGTAGGCCGCTTACTCTCACAGTTGGGTAGCGGCTTTACGCTTTTTTATGCGCCGATTGTGTTTGTGAATCAGGTGGGTTTGAGTGCCACCCAAGTCGGTATTGGGCTAGGTGCAACGGCTTTAAGCGGCATCGCCGGACGCATCGCCGGGGGGTGGGGCAGTGACCGCTTTGGCCGCAAACCCGTATTGGTGCTGGCCGCCGGGATTTCTGCCCTGGGGTGTGCTGGGTTGGCCGGTTCTGGGGACTTTACCAGCTTTGCCCTGGGGAATTTGATTTTGGGGCTAGGGGTAGGACTGTACTGGCCTGCCAATGAGGCCGCCGTGGCGGATTTAACCACGCCCGCCCAACGCCAGGGAGCCTACGCCCTGACCCGCAGTGCCGATGCGGTGGGTTTGGGGCTGGGGGTGGCTCTGGGGGGGATTTTGGTGGGGGAATGGTTTCGCTGGTTATTTATCATTGACGGGATAACGTTTGCTATTTTCGGGGCAGTTGTGGCGGTAGGACTCCGGGAACCCGCTCGTAAAACCGTTAGCCATTTGAGTAATATGGGGCAAATTTTAGTTCACGATAAAACCCTACAATTTTATGTGGTGATTAACGTTATATTTACTTTTTTTCTCGCGCAAACCAACAGTGCCTTACCCCTATATTTGAAAAATTTTGTGGGGGAACAGGGCTTATCTAATTTACGAATTACCGCCTTTTTTACCCTGTTTGTTTTGCTGACGGCGGTGATGCAAATTCCCGTGATCCGCCTGACCCGCCCCTTGGGGTTGATTGGCACGTTGCAACTCTCGGCTATTTTTTGGGGGTTGGGGTTTATGGGCATTGCTGGCACCGGATTATTCAATCTCCCCGCCTGGGTGGGGTTATCGGTTCTGGCACTGGCGACCGTGGCCTATCTGCCTACTGCATCAACCTGGGTGGCTCAACTGGCTCCCCCGGAACTGCGGGGCACCTATTTGGCGATCAATTCCCTGTGTTGGTCGCTGGGGTATTTGCTGGGGCCGCCGGTGGGGGGCTGGTTTTTGGATTTACCCCGGCCTTGGGCAGATGGATTGTGGTGGGTTTTGGTAGTACTGGCAACCGCCTTGGGCGTGGGGTTACAGCGTTTAGGTGCTACTGTTAAATAA
- a CDS encoding FHA domain-containing protein yields the protein MSSPPDSLAQTGLSFLVITTPEGSRKVPLTAETLLLGRHPTCDIVIEETVVSGRHARLERRLEGYEIIDLHSSNGLVYDGQRVQQHNLCNGDVLNIGNRVTLGYQVVIPDQPATRQNGQGDSGKTILLGDDPLPLASTQPAILDLRGRQALTIGRDPQNELVIDHPTVSRCHSRVERKDGSFVITDLGSTNGTFVNGKQIAAPFILRTGDTIRIGSHLLVLNIDETLVQTNEVGNLRLDALNLTKLVKSGAKVLNGVSVSIMPREFVAVLGPSGSGKSTLLDALNGLRPATGGTVMVNGVDLYRNFNAYHSEIGYVPQKNIIHEELTVAQSLDFAAQLRMPADTRPQERQQRITEVLAELGLTQRRDVPVKNLSGGQQRRVCIGVELLTKPSLFFLDEATSGLDPGTETDMMELLRQLADQGRTILLITHATQNVALCDLVIYMAEGGRVAYFGPPEELVPYFLENFAECLAPFQIRDITGIYRALDREKNPQAPTAMQLQETYLASPQYRQYVLERQQSLQEMVKPKTSGLRPKIPQKRVMNRGISPWRQFLILLRRNIAILQQDVGSFGLILLTPVLLGMLDFIAWDRNIFNTDTGNAAQGMTMLFVSALIAVLIGELTTMRDLVKEVEVYRRERMVGLQLIPYIASKVSLALIFAAYQGAVFLLVKKLAVDIPGGWDVVGQMYFTFALATFGGMVMGLLVSALAPNQNMAPLLSILLLVPMIIFSGGIQPVSGMGGGAKLLSQVSVIRWPYEALVSLSGMGRDLIQDPCWQKDGEARKALTTAELQTCQCLGANVFRQCEFPGIRSRYNSAVDELEPVKPTKPADPGDVPDDPAAFATFRDTLRAYQDQMKTYQDQITAWQDKFTDWQQRRSRSINEAEGLLDTFRKDHGSLFAANVVASWRHLGLLILGMLIAVPFLQKRRDMV from the coding sequence ATGTCGTCCCCCCCCGACAGCCTTGCCCAAACTGGCCTGTCCTTTCTTGTCATCACCACCCCTGAAGGTAGCCGCAAGGTGCCTTTGACGGCGGAAACCTTGCTTTTGGGGCGGCATCCCACCTGCGATATTGTGATTGAAGAAACGGTGGTTTCTGGTCGCCATGCCCGCTTGGAACGCCGACTAGAGGGCTACGAAATTATTGACCTGCATAGCAGTAATGGCCTGGTTTATGACGGCCAACGGGTGCAACAGCATAACTTATGTAATGGTGATGTACTGAACATTGGCAATCGGGTCACCCTGGGGTATCAGGTGGTGATACCGGATCAGCCCGCCACCCGGCAAAATGGACAGGGGGACAGCGGTAAAACGATTTTACTGGGGGATGACCCCCTGCCGTTGGCCAGTACCCAACCGGCGATTTTGGATTTGCGGGGGCGACAGGCGTTGACCATTGGCCGTGACCCGCAAAATGAATTGGTGATTGACCACCCCACCGTGTCCCGGTGCCACAGCCGGGTGGAGCGCAAGGACGGTTCTTTTGTGATTACCGACTTGGGTTCGACCAACGGGACTTTTGTCAATGGCAAACAGATTGCCGCCCCCTTTATCCTGCGGACGGGCGATACGATTCGGATTGGGTCGCATTTATTAGTGTTAAATATTGACGAAACCCTGGTTCAGACCAATGAGGTGGGCAACCTACGGCTGGATGCCCTGAACCTGACCAAGTTGGTCAAATCCGGTGCCAAGGTACTGAATGGGGTGTCGGTGTCGATCATGCCCCGGGAGTTCGTGGCGGTTTTGGGGCCTTCGGGTTCGGGCAAATCCACGCTTTTGGATGCCTTAAATGGCCTGCGTCCGGCCACGGGCGGCACGGTGATGGTGAATGGGGTGGACTTGTACCGCAATTTCAACGCTTACCACAGCGAAATCGGTTATGTGCCCCAGAAAAATATCATCCACGAGGAATTAACCGTTGCCCAGTCCTTGGATTTTGCCGCCCAACTGCGGATGCCCGCCGATACCCGACCGCAGGAACGGCAACAGCGGATTACGGAAGTGCTGGCGGAATTGGGGTTGACCCAGCGGCGGGATGTGCCGGTGAAAAACCTCAGTGGTGGGCAACAGCGGCGGGTTTGTATCGGGGTAGAACTGCTCACCAAGCCGAGTTTGTTTTTCCTGGATGAGGCCACTTCTGGTCTTGACCCCGGCACGGAAACGGACATGATGGAGCTTCTGCGCCAGTTGGCCGACCAGGGGCGGACGATCCTGCTTATTACCCATGCCACCCAAAATGTTGCCCTGTGTGATTTGGTGATCTACATGGCGGAGGGGGGTCGGGTGGCCTATTTTGGGCCGCCAGAAGAATTGGTGCCCTATTTCCTGGAAAATTTTGCCGAATGCTTAGCACCGTTCCAAATTCGGGATATTACGGGGATTTATCGCGCCTTAGACCGGGAGAAAAACCCCCAGGCACCCACGGCGATGCAACTCCAGGAAACCTACCTGGCTTCGCCCCAGTATCGTCAGTACGTTCTGGAGCGGCAACAGTCCTTGCAGGAGATGGTCAAACCCAAGACCTCTGGTTTGCGCCCCAAAATACCCCAGAAACGGGTGATGAACCGGGGGATTTCCCCCTGGCGGCAGTTTTTGATTTTACTGCGGCGAAATATCGCCATTTTGCAACAGGATGTGGGCAGTTTTGGTTTGATTTTACTCACGCCCGTATTGCTGGGGATGTTGGATTTTATTGCCTGGGATCGGAATATTTTTAATACTGATACCGGCAATGCGGCGCAGGGAATGACCATGTTGTTTGTCAGTGCTTTGATTGCGGTGTTGATTGGGGAATTGACCACCATGCGGGACTTGGTGAAGGAGGTGGAGGTCTATCGCCGGGAACGGATGGTGGGCTTACAATTGATTCCCTATATTGCCTCCAAAGTCTCGCTGGCGTTAATTTTTGCGGCCTACCAGGGGGCTGTATTTTTATTAGTCAAAAAACTGGCGGTGGACATCCCCGGCGGTTGGGACGTGGTGGGGCAAATGTACTTTACCTTTGCGCTGGCGACCTTTGGGGGAATGGTGATGGGTCTGTTGGTTTCGGCGCTGGCTCCCAACCAAAATATGGCACCCCTGCTAAGTATTTTGTTGCTGGTACCGATGATTATTTTCAGCGGGGGGATTCAGCCGGTGAGTGGCATGGGGGGCGGGGCGAAGTTGCTTTCCCAGGTGTCGGTGATCCGCTGGCCCTACGAGGCATTGGTGAGCCTATCGGGGATGGGGCGGGATTTGATCCAAGACCCCTGTTGGCAAAAGGATGGGGAAGCCCGCAAAGCCCTGACCACGGCGGAATTGCAAACCTGTCAATGTCTGGGTGCCAATGTGTTTCGTCAATGTGAATTTCCGGGGATTCGTAGCCGCTACAATTCAGCGGTGGACGAGTTGGAGCCGGTCAAACCCACCAAACCAGCCGATCCGGGCGATGTGCCGGACGACCCGGCGGCCTTTGCCACCTTCCGGGACACCCTGCGCGCCTATCAAGACCAGATGAAAACCTACCAGGATCAAATCACCGCTTGGCAGGACAAATTTACCGATTGGCAACAGCGGCGTAGTCGTTCCATCAACGAAGCGGAGGGGTTGCTCGACACCTTCCGCAAGGATCATGGGTCTTTATTTGCGGCCAATGTGGTGGCGAGTTGGCGGCATTTGGGTTTATTGATTTTGGGGATGTTGATAGCGGTTCCCTTCCTGCAAAAACGCCGGGATATGGTCTAG